Proteins encoded within one genomic window of Episyrphus balteatus chromosome 1, idEpiBalt1.1, whole genome shotgun sequence:
- the LOC129907113 gene encoding serine/arginine repetitive matrix protein 1 has translation MINGKFFTGLPANMVDKRHQTLNRQETHFFWPDDTQNVSSVDSRTKRRTTTNNDQVDNRNGYPPRGDQSNSDAENKERFKKEFTRSSIQFYDNVEDSPVRRNRKKLTVPPNKLQNVEPPANLQAKRKENLTSKIQFGDYSEDLNNAPKPADKNNKAELERNNKNSPKLLNKNLSLDPPDEGLNFIENDVRDMRLSAPPRRRNTSRDSRPRYGPPPLHLPVEDPFYSDIHDDYNPPPRSRPHLPPPSIRSRYSESDPDYDEYIPRRSQPPRSNYFARDSLDYIDGHPSARNNYYDGAVPSRKLGRQQVQSTYSSANEYTSNYGDSPPPPPRLSAQQRMPRKGTNILKVDNDIRNNEQRQMMIPPQPQAATSPPSPSHQHLRSNICFSDTESAASGRPPPPPPPSSTSSVSSKKNIRSSAVNRVSVGLPD, from the coding sequence ATGATAAATGGGAAATTCTTTACTGGCCTACCGGCCAATATGGTCGACAAGAGGCATCAAACCCTTAATCGTCAAGAAACACATTTCTTTTGGCCCGATGACACGCAAAATGTGTCCTCGGTGGATTCAAGGACTAAGCGAAGGACGACAACAAACAATGACCAAGTTGACAATCGAAATGGTTACCCGCCTCGAGGGGATCAATCAAATTCCGATGCCGAAAATAAGGAACGTTTTAAGAAAGAGTTCACGAGGTCAAGTATTCAATTTTATGATAATGTCGAAGACTCACCAGTGCGCAGGAATCGTAAGAAATTGACAGTTCCACCAAATAAACTTCAAAATGTTGAACCTCCAGCGAATTTGCAGGCTAAAAGGAAGGAAAACCTTACGTCAAAGATTCAGTTTGGTGATTATTCTGAGGATTTGAATAATGCTCCGAAACCAgctgataaaaataataaagcagAACTTGAGAGGAATAATAAAAACAGTCCGAAACTTCTCAATAAAAACCTTTCCCTTGATCCACCTGATGAAGGCctaaatttcattgaaaacgaTGTGAGAGATATGAGGTTATCAGCGCCACCTAGGCGTCGAAATACTTCACGAGACTCTCGTCCCAGATATGGTCCACCTCCCTTACATCTTCCAGTTGAGGATCCATTCTATTCGGACATTCACGATGACTATAATCCTCCTCCAAGAAGTCGTCCCCATCTTCCTCCACCATCAATCCGAAGTAGATACTCCGAGTCGGATCCAGATTACGATGAATACATTCCAAGACGCTCGCAACCACCCAGATCCAATTATTTCGCCCGTGATTCTTTGGATTACATTGACGGCCATCCATCTGCTCGGAATAACTATTACGATGGTGCAGTTCCATCTAGGAAACTAGGACGGCAGCAGGTGCAATCCACGTACTCCTCCGCCAATGAGTACACCAGTAATTATGGAGACTCTCCACCACCTCCACCACGGCTATCAGCCCAACAGAGGATGCCAAGAAAAGGTACGAACATCTTGAAGGTAGACAATGACATCAGGAACAATGAACAAAGACAGATGATGATACCGCCGCAACCGCAAGCAGCGACATCGCCACCATCACCCTCTCACCAGCATTTGCGGAGCAACATATGTTTCAGTGACACTGAATCAGCAGCCTCTGGCCGCCCACCACCACCTCCACCCCCCTCTTCTACATCATCAGTATCAAGCAAGAAGAACATCCGTAGCAGTGCGGTGAATAGAGTGAGCGTGGGCTTACCAGATTAA